Proteins encoded within one genomic window of Prosthecobacter fusiformis:
- a CDS encoding YXWGXW repeat-containing protein — protein MKAILSTGTFALLSLALVSCDRSAPQNTADADETRRQLEETQAAYQQQAADMQARSLELQQQLADLQRSMQEKENAELQARLEAIQQENDRLMADAEAARLKSEELRDQLASNPSYPAPAPAPYVPPAPVPNGQAWVDEDADYSMFYEELSPHGQWMDVEGYGYAWQPAVASRSTWRPYVDGRWVWSDHGWAWDTPEPFGWACYHYGRWVRIARHGWVWVPGREWAPAWVSWRSGDDCVGWAPLPPEPRRGYTSIGADCDVSYGLSPSSYTFIEIGNFGRSSYVNVSLSFTNVNRIFQQTVNVTNIIRINQQQTNFFVNRGGPRRDRLEQRIGKPIPVAPVRITRTLERPQGGRGDRNDIRPLIAAPLPSRRSDRQRQEPPRIAEKITRPTMVDAWEDIPRDRRQNLKEAITRQAREPKPVIAEQPPTTPDRPRDRPTGPDNTPPQVRPSIPLPGGISTPGAPMAGPGRDRDQDREPGRTRPDGRPSFPQPGGMPPDRMTGTDRDNRPGGPRPGTVVGSADKAESTRRDAEDRLQKQREEIAKKAEEAKTREDMTQKREELSRRETEAAKGREAAAEAMKKGEMGRREREATMAAEQQEAARKQAEAMKANQEKEAAMAEKQEAARKQAEAMKANQEKEAAMAEQQEAARAQAEAMKANQEKEAAMAEQQEAARRQAEAMKANQEKEAAMAEQQEAVRKQAEAAAMQQRNEELRLRQAEEMKAREAQAAEQADMARRQRDEETVRAREAAMAAQQQELVRKQAEAVNMQRQMAEQQQRGEELRRQQAEAQAREMQAAQQAEMARRQRDEETARAREAAMAQQMEAAEMQRRQQEAQQAEMAKREREAMAEKAREAAARQQQEMENRQREAMRQQQEAAERANQEAQRRAQEAQQAPERQRRASEEGRNRDTRQR, from the coding sequence ATGAAAGCCATCCTCTCCACGGGCACCTTTGCCCTTTTATCCCTGGCACTGGTCAGTTGTGACCGGTCCGCCCCGCAAAATACTGCGGATGCCGATGAAACGCGGCGGCAACTGGAAGAAACCCAGGCCGCCTATCAGCAGCAAGCCGCAGACATGCAGGCCCGCAGTTTGGAGCTCCAGCAGCAACTGGCTGACCTCCAGCGGAGCATGCAGGAAAAAGAAAATGCGGAATTGCAGGCGCGCCTGGAGGCTATCCAGCAGGAAAATGACCGGCTCATGGCCGATGCGGAAGCCGCGCGGTTGAAGAGCGAGGAACTGCGGGACCAATTGGCGTCCAACCCCTCGTATCCCGCCCCGGCACCCGCCCCCTATGTGCCACCGGCACCTGTCCCCAATGGCCAGGCCTGGGTGGACGAGGACGCGGATTATTCGATGTTTTATGAAGAGCTGTCCCCGCATGGTCAGTGGATGGATGTGGAGGGATATGGGTATGCCTGGCAGCCCGCCGTGGCTTCGCGCAGCACATGGCGGCCCTATGTGGACGGACGCTGGGTCTGGAGTGACCACGGCTGGGCCTGGGATACACCGGAACCCTTCGGCTGGGCTTGCTACCACTATGGCCGCTGGGTGCGCATCGCCCGCCACGGCTGGGTGTGGGTACCAGGACGTGAATGGGCACCGGCCTGGGTATCCTGGCGTTCCGGTGATGACTGCGTGGGCTGGGCTCCCCTGCCCCCAGAGCCACGGCGCGGTTATACCAGCATCGGTGCTGACTGTGATGTGAGCTACGGTCTTTCCCCCAGCAGCTATACCTTTATCGAGATCGGTAATTTTGGCCGCAGCAGCTATGTGAATGTGAGCCTTTCCTTCACGAATGTGAACCGCATTTTCCAGCAGACGGTCAATGTGACGAACATCATCCGCATCAACCAGCAGCAGACAAACTTTTTCGTAAATCGCGGCGGCCCCCGTCGTGACCGGCTGGAGCAGCGGATCGGCAAACCTATTCCTGTGGCCCCGGTACGCATCACCCGCACGCTGGAGCGCCCCCAGGGAGGTCGGGGTGATCGCAATGATATCCGTCCGCTCATCGCAGCCCCGCTGCCATCCAGAAGGTCAGACCGTCAGCGCCAAGAGCCACCGCGCATCGCTGAAAAAATCACCCGCCCAACCATGGTGGATGCCTGGGAAGACATCCCACGTGACCGCCGTCAAAACCTCAAAGAAGCCATCACCCGCCAGGCCAGGGAGCCAAAACCTGTTATCGCAGAGCAACCGCCAACAACACCTGACCGCCCTCGTGACCGTCCCACTGGCCCGGACAACACCCCTCCACAGGTCCGCCCCAGCATTCCCCTGCCGGGTGGGATTTCGACCCCAGGAGCCCCCATGGCTGGCCCAGGAAGGGACCGGGATCAGGACCGCGAACCCGGTCGCACCCGCCCAGATGGACGGCCATCCTTCCCTCAGCCCGGTGGCATGCCTCCTGACCGCATGACGGGAACGGACCGAGACAACCGCCCCGGTGGCCCCCGCCCTGGTACCGTCGTAGGAAGTGCTGACAAGGCTGAAAGTACCCGTCGTGATGCTGAGGACAGACTCCAAAAACAACGCGAGGAAATCGCCAAAAAGGCAGAAGAGGCAAAAACGCGTGAAGATATGACCCAAAAGAGGGAAGAACTGTCACGCCGCGAAACTGAAGCTGCCAAAGGAAGAGAAGCAGCCGCTGAAGCCATGAAAAAAGGCGAAATGGGACGCCGCGAGCGCGAAGCCACCATGGCTGCCGAGCAACAAGAGGCCGCTCGCAAACAAGCTGAGGCCATGAAGGCCAATCAGGAAAAAGAAGCCGCTATGGCTGAGAAGCAAGAGGCTGCCCGCAAACAGGCTGAGGCGATGAAGGCCAACCAAGAAAAAGAAGCCGCCATGGCTGAGCAGCAAGAGGCCGCCCGCGCACAGGCTGAGGCGATGAAAGCCAACCAAGAAAAAGAAGCTGCCATGGCCGAGCAGCAAGAGGCCGCTCGCAGACAGGCTGAGGCGATGAAAGCCAACCAGGAAAAAGAAGCCGCCATGGCTGAGCAACAAGAAGCTGTCCGCAAACAAGCCGAGGCAGCCGCCATGCAACAGCGTAATGAAGAACTTCGCCTCAGACAGGCCGAAGAAATGAAGGCCCGCGAAGCCCAGGCTGCTGAGCAAGCTGATATGGCCCGTCGCCAGCGCGATGAGGAAACCGTTCGCGCTCGCGAAGCCGCCATGGCCGCCCAGCAACAGGAACTCGTACGCAAGCAGGCAGAAGCCGTCAATATGCAGAGGCAGATGGCCGAGCAGCAGCAGCGGGGTGAGGAACTCCGCCGTCAGCAGGCAGAGGCCCAAGCCCGTGAAATGCAGGCGGCCCAGCAGGCCGAAATGGCACGCCGCCAGCGCGACGAGGAAACCGCCCGTGCCCGTGAAGCCGCCATGGCCCAGCAGATGGAAGCCGCAGAAATGCAGCGCCGTCAACAAGAGGCCCAGCAGGCAGAAATGGCGAAGCGTGAAAGAGAAGCCATGGCAGAAAAGGCCCGGGAAGCCGCAGCCCGCCAGCAGCAGGAAATGGAAAACCGCCAGCGTGAAGCCATGCGCCAACAGCAGGAAGCTGCCGAACGCGCCAACCAGGAGGCCCAGCGCCGTGCCCAGGAAGCCCAACAGGCCCCTGAGCGCCAGCGCAGAGCCTCTGAAGAAGGACGCAATCGCGATACCCGCCAGCGCTAA
- a CDS encoding low molecular weight protein arginine phosphatase — protein MKNVLFVCTGNTCRSPLAEVVFRDLVKAHPDYQVSSAGVGAYSGQPASRYSVTLAKERGLDLTKHKSRAVTVDLVESATHIFAMSRNHVAAILSDYPEADDKIYLISEFAADDSLRGRDLSDPFGGDLSEYRETLEHLEKMLPCVLAYIEQTWKAEAGRGTAQGD, from the coding sequence TTGAAAAACGTCCTCTTCGTCTGCACCGGAAACACCTGCCGCAGCCCCCTGGCTGAGGTGGTTTTCCGTGATCTGGTGAAGGCGCATCCAGATTATCAGGTGAGCAGCGCTGGTGTGGGGGCCTATTCCGGCCAGCCCGCCAGCCGCTACAGCGTCACCCTGGCCAAGGAGCGTGGCCTGGACCTGACCAAACACAAAAGCCGCGCCGTGACGGTGGACCTGGTGGAATCCGCCACGCACATCTTCGCCATGAGCCGCAATCATGTGGCGGCCATCCTCTCAGACTACCCGGAGGCGGATGACAAAATCTATCTCATCTCCGAATTCGCCGCTGACGACAGCCTGCGTGGGCGGGATCTGAGCGACCCCTTTGGAGGTGACCTTTCCGAGTATCGCGAGACGCTGGAGCATCTGGAAAAGATGCTTCCCTGCGTGCTTGCCTACATCGAGCAAACCTGGAAAGCGGAGGCCGGCCGAGGTACAGCGCAGGGCGATTAG
- a CDS encoding OmpA family protein: protein MPIVIVLLAVVVSVVIFFVFTKPKMEEVKAETPPAEVFEPKAVPEKMAGGSTPVPSATPTPPKPVAPAKPSFGFARPLDLGKDMVRSLHAGDYARAGALATTADPTQTKTAEDVFRQLMTGMKATVGLEDQVELLGLVENKTRIAFPVTLPGMQEPVRIQLDLERDDQMGWKITHLQLPKELSSAMAAAAPPPTADTPSAAMTAPGAPAAAVPAAMAKPSLFTLEEMPDALTFGSDFVRALLKHDFVAARKFVDEKKVSAERLAGLCIVFEEGQYEFKPTKPLIITVANPEVSWVIAQVQSQKLQQATEFGLEMQRSGVDQPWKVVGMNLSEILSSFASSAAKMGVPYTPIISNPKGGESLALYFEYDQSELHPRALKQLEIVAGLLNSDPSKKLQIAGHTDAKGTDNYNLSLSQARAESVKKQLAGLGVAADQIVTTGLGKAQPLGPNQKEDGTDDPEGRSKNRRAEIYLDF from the coding sequence ATGCCTATCGTGATTGTGCTTCTCGCGGTGGTCGTGAGCGTGGTGATTTTCTTCGTTTTCACCAAACCCAAGATGGAAGAGGTCAAGGCGGAAACTCCACCTGCCGAGGTGTTTGAGCCCAAGGCTGTACCGGAAAAAATGGCAGGAGGATCGACCCCAGTTCCATCAGCAACACCGACTCCGCCAAAACCGGTGGCACCTGCAAAGCCCAGCTTTGGATTCGCCCGCCCCCTGGATCTGGGCAAGGACATGGTGCGCAGCCTCCATGCTGGCGATTACGCCCGCGCAGGTGCATTGGCCACCACCGCAGACCCGACGCAAACTAAAACGGCTGAGGATGTGTTTAGGCAGCTCATGACCGGCATGAAGGCCACGGTCGGCCTCGAAGACCAGGTGGAACTGCTGGGGCTTGTGGAAAACAAAACCCGCATCGCCTTTCCGGTGACACTTCCCGGCATGCAAGAGCCTGTGCGCATCCAATTGGACCTGGAAAGAGATGACCAGATGGGCTGGAAAATCACTCACCTTCAGCTTCCCAAGGAACTGAGCAGCGCCATGGCTGCCGCCGCCCCGCCCCCCACCGCAGATACCCCCTCCGCCGCTATGACAGCACCTGGGGCACCCGCAGCGGCGGTTCCAGCTGCCATGGCCAAACCATCTTTGTTTACCCTGGAAGAAATGCCGGATGCTCTCACTTTCGGCAGTGATTTCGTTCGTGCGCTGCTCAAGCATGATTTCGTGGCCGCACGCAAATTTGTAGATGAAAAAAAGGTGTCGGCGGAACGTCTGGCCGGTCTGTGCATCGTCTTTGAAGAAGGCCAATATGAATTCAAACCCACAAAGCCATTGATCATCACAGTGGCAAATCCAGAGGTCTCCTGGGTTATCGCCCAGGTGCAGTCTCAGAAACTGCAGCAGGCCACGGAATTCGGCCTGGAAATGCAGCGAAGTGGCGTGGACCAACCTTGGAAAGTGGTGGGTATGAATCTATCCGAAATTCTGAGCTCCTTCGCCTCATCCGCCGCCAAAATGGGTGTCCCTTATACTCCCATCATTAGCAATCCCAAGGGAGGCGAATCCCTCGCTCTCTACTTTGAGTACGATCAATCTGAGCTTCATCCACGTGCCCTCAAGCAATTGGAAATCGTCGCTGGATTGCTGAATTCCGACCCTTCTAAAAAGCTCCAGATCGCCGGCCACACGGACGCAAAGGGCACGGATAACTATAATCTTTCTCTCTCACAGGCGCGGGCAGAATCTGTGAAGAAACAACTGGCAGGTCTGGGTGTGGCTGCTGACCAAATCGTCACGACTGGCCTGGGTAAAGCCCAGCCCCTGGGCCCCAACCAGAAGGAAGATGGTACCGATGATCCAGAAGGGCGCTCCAAGAACCGCCGTGCTGAAATCTACCTGGATTTTTAG
- a CDS encoding c-type cytochrome domain-containing protein produces MNGRFFMCWLWIPLLAATGCSTPEESETRPPGQNVLSEEVLQQALTGPVDFVTHVRPVLEAKCVTCHQQEALPGRMSLASHAEAQRSGTLRAFIVPGQPESSPLLTRLDSAHTRVQAMPPVGESLTASEVTLLKRWISQGASWPQGPKGTLKTSPVVLDR; encoded by the coding sequence ATGAACGGTCGCTTTTTTATGTGCTGGCTTTGGATACCCCTGCTGGCTGCCACCGGCTGTAGCACCCCCGAAGAATCTGAAACCCGGCCTCCGGGCCAAAACGTGCTGTCTGAAGAAGTCCTCCAGCAAGCTCTCACCGGTCCTGTGGATTTCGTGACTCATGTCCGGCCTGTCCTGGAAGCCAAATGCGTCACCTGCCATCAACAAGAAGCCTTGCCAGGACGGATGAGTCTGGCCAGCCACGCAGAAGCTCAGCGGTCAGGCACTTTGAGAGCCTTCATCGTACCAGGACAACCTGAAAGCAGTCCATTGTTAACCCGCCTAGATTCTGCCCATACCCGCGTGCAGGCCATGCCACCCGTAGGCGAAAGCCTGACCGCCAGTGAAGTGACTCTGCTTAAACGGTGGATCTCGCAGGGAGCTTCCTGGCCACAAGGCCCGAAAGGTACGTTAAAGACCAGCCCAGTCGTCTTAGACCGTTGA
- a CDS encoding PVC-type heme-binding CxxCH protein, translating into MMRLTSLCILAFGSVLMGADPVTQKINVLDLMRAGAVEYHINPKADFHDPADQVFQLKEAMLHISGRGYGYMVTKESFKDYHLVVEFKWGAKTWGKRVDRARDNGILVHAYGPHGAYGDTWMASIEAQIIEGGIGDILVLSPKLADGTELITSVAAEYELDRDKEKRWKKGAQRQQVLKGRINWEKRDEDWADKINFRGKADPDSPVGDWNRLEVIAKGDTLQYFVNGLLVNEAFDCKPAEGRICIQTEGAEMIVRRYELHPLGQFVEKWNPIQASGGSDVSVRDGQTSALSPEESQKLIQLDGDYEAQLVACEPLVLDPVEVTWDAGGRMYVADMRDYPLGPEPGKPALSRIQMLTDEDGDGRMDKAVTFADHVDHVQGLLPYNGGLIATTRTQILFLKDTDGDGKADINEPLIKGFNPRHSQLQVSAPRWGLDNKVYFNNGLDAKEIYPTAKSDAANVSRYNFCWDPKTGKIEPVSGYGQYGGSFDDFGRHFSCSNRVPVMFAVMPYEAVMRNPYAGIGEGYENIAPAGAETRVYPLKITHTTADAHAGTNTACSGLGVYRGPLMPELKNNIFVPDPTGQLITRYKVETNGASLKATRVGDRTEFFRSSDEWCRPVNMTTGPDGAMYICDIYRRWIDHARFFPEEFVKTHDMRQGENEGRIWRIVKKGQKVAKIEAAPKEIEKLTSWLGHENAWQRETAQRLLVERGESVATGPEKIDDVNRKTFFLILDQPDVSGPPADAVVTMRAEAISSSPEDPWMARAVLSSSSHSAGAVLEKVISLGVLTKTYSPQAMESFRALANASTASGILEDFKLALKTLQTPSETLTWWKPAVLQGFAEGIPKSSGKLGAKTLAAWVAKPPTGLEAAAAEIGALLTKVDVVMSDAKAPLDQRLAVLPLLAQRPWEAARPVLRTLLSEGQPPELQTAALAVLKKYGADKASSLIYELLPMAGPTVRPALVTLLTSNAKTALALFKRMDKGEFSPALVDVETRWRYQRGTGELRDLSVKLFGQPSEDRAAVITSYMASTEMKGDVAKGQQVFSMICITCHKHGNLGVEVGPPLSDVKAKPPEALLSDILDPNRMVEARWCAYTIETLDGRMLSGLISAESADSVTLKMMGGLSENIQRSQIKKMVSTDKSLMPPGLEAAITKEQMADLLAFLRGSP; encoded by the coding sequence ATGATGCGACTCACCTCTCTCTGTATTCTTGCCTTCGGTTCCGTCTTGATGGGGGCTGATCCAGTCACTCAAAAAATCAATGTGCTGGACCTTATGAGGGCTGGTGCGGTGGAATATCATATCAATCCGAAGGCGGATTTTCATGATCCTGCGGACCAGGTGTTCCAATTAAAGGAGGCGATGCTGCACATCAGTGGTCGCGGTTATGGCTACATGGTCACAAAGGAAAGCTTCAAGGATTATCACTTGGTCGTAGAATTTAAATGGGGCGCGAAGACCTGGGGGAAGCGGGTGGATCGCGCCCGCGATAATGGCATCCTCGTGCATGCCTATGGCCCTCACGGTGCTTATGGGGATACCTGGATGGCCAGCATCGAGGCGCAGATCATTGAAGGCGGTATCGGGGATATTTTGGTGCTGTCCCCTAAGCTGGCAGACGGCACAGAACTCATCACCAGCGTTGCCGCTGAGTATGAACTGGACCGGGATAAGGAAAAGCGGTGGAAGAAAGGAGCCCAACGCCAGCAAGTGCTCAAAGGCCGCATCAACTGGGAAAAACGGGACGAAGACTGGGCGGATAAAATCAACTTCCGGGGCAAGGCGGACCCAGATTCCCCAGTGGGCGACTGGAACCGGCTGGAAGTCATCGCCAAGGGCGACACACTGCAATATTTTGTCAATGGTCTGCTAGTGAACGAAGCCTTTGATTGCAAACCTGCCGAAGGCCGCATCTGCATCCAGACGGAAGGAGCGGAGATGATTGTGCGCCGTTATGAACTTCACCCGTTAGGCCAGTTTGTCGAAAAATGGAATCCCATACAAGCCAGTGGCGGCAGTGATGTCAGTGTGCGCGATGGCCAGACCTCCGCACTTTCCCCAGAGGAATCACAAAAGCTGATCCAGCTAGACGGTGATTATGAAGCCCAATTGGTGGCTTGTGAACCACTGGTGCTGGATCCCGTGGAAGTGACCTGGGATGCCGGGGGCCGCATGTATGTGGCGGACATGCGTGATTACCCCCTGGGCCCTGAACCAGGCAAGCCCGCACTCTCTCGTATCCAAATGCTGACCGATGAGGATGGTGATGGCCGCATGGACAAGGCAGTGACTTTTGCAGATCATGTGGATCACGTGCAAGGTCTGCTGCCCTACAATGGCGGCCTCATCGCCACCACGCGCACCCAGATTCTCTTTCTGAAAGATACCGATGGCGATGGCAAGGCGGATATCAACGAGCCGCTGATCAAGGGTTTCAATCCACGCCACAGTCAGCTTCAGGTCAGCGCTCCACGCTGGGGATTGGATAACAAAGTGTATTTCAACAACGGCCTGGATGCCAAGGAGATCTATCCCACCGCCAAGAGTGACGCCGCTAATGTAAGCCGCTACAACTTCTGCTGGGATCCGAAGACGGGCAAGATTGAGCCGGTGAGTGGCTACGGCCAATACGGCGGATCGTTTGATGACTTCGGACGCCATTTTTCCTGCTCCAACCGTGTGCCGGTGATGTTTGCCGTGATGCCTTATGAGGCGGTGATGCGCAACCCCTATGCAGGTATCGGCGAGGGATATGAAAACATCGCCCCAGCAGGAGCCGAGACGCGGGTTTATCCGCTGAAAATCACACATACGACAGCGGATGCCCATGCCGGGACCAATACCGCTTGTAGTGGCCTGGGTGTCTATCGCGGCCCGCTCATGCCGGAACTGAAGAACAACATCTTTGTGCCCGACCCGACCGGCCAGTTGATTACCCGCTACAAGGTGGAAACGAACGGTGCCTCGCTGAAGGCCACGCGGGTGGGCGACCGCACGGAGTTTTTCCGCAGCAGCGATGAATGGTGCCGTCCCGTGAACATGACCACCGGCCCCGATGGTGCCATGTATATCTGCGACATCTATCGCCGTTGGATCGACCATGCTCGCTTCTTTCCAGAGGAGTTCGTCAAGACCCACGACATGCGCCAGGGTGAAAACGAAGGTCGAATCTGGCGCATCGTGAAGAAGGGGCAGAAAGTGGCGAAGATCGAAGCTGCGCCTAAAGAAATTGAAAAACTAACCTCTTGGTTAGGTCATGAGAACGCTTGGCAGCGCGAGACGGCTCAGCGACTTCTTGTAGAGCGCGGTGAGTCTGTAGCCACTGGGCCGGAAAAGATTGACGACGTGAATCGCAAAACCTTCTTCCTGATTCTGGATCAACCGGATGTGAGTGGTCCGCCCGCAGATGCAGTGGTAACCATGCGGGCTGAGGCAATCAGTTCATCTCCCGAAGATCCTTGGATGGCTCGTGCTGTCCTCAGTTCCAGTTCGCATTCCGCGGGTGCCGTTCTTGAAAAAGTGATCTCTCTGGGTGTCCTGACGAAGACCTATTCCCCCCAGGCCATGGAAAGCTTTCGCGCTCTGGCCAATGCCTCCACGGCCTCAGGTATTCTTGAGGATTTTAAACTCGCGCTGAAGACCCTTCAGACTCCATCGGAAACTCTCACTTGGTGGAAGCCTGCCGTTCTTCAGGGCTTCGCCGAAGGTATCCCTAAATCCAGTGGAAAACTGGGAGCAAAAACATTGGCCGCTTGGGTGGCCAAGCCGCCGACGGGTTTGGAAGCTGCCGCCGCAGAGATCGGGGCATTATTGACCAAGGTGGATGTTGTCATGAGCGATGCCAAAGCTCCTTTGGACCAGCGTCTTGCGGTGCTGCCTTTGCTGGCTCAGCGGCCATGGGAAGCGGCGCGTCCGGTGTTGCGTACGTTATTGTCTGAAGGCCAGCCGCCTGAGTTGCAGACTGCTGCACTCGCGGTCTTGAAAAAGTATGGGGCAGATAAGGCGTCCTCATTGATTTATGAGTTGCTGCCTATGGCCGGGCCTACGGTCAGACCGGCACTGGTGACATTGCTCACCTCGAATGCAAAGACGGCACTGGCTTTGTTCAAGCGCATGGACAAGGGCGAGTTTTCACCCGCTTTGGTGGATGTGGAAACACGCTGGCGCTATCAACGAGGAACAGGGGAACTGCGTGATCTGTCCGTGAAGCTTTTTGGCCAGCCCAGCGAAGATCGTGCGGCAGTGATCACCAGTTACATGGCCAGCACGGAAATGAAGGGAGATGTCGCCAAAGGACAGCAAGTTTTCTCCATGATCTGCATCACCTGCCACAAGCATGGCAACCTAGGCGTAGAAGTGGGCCCCCCGCTTTCTGATGTGAAAGCCAAACCTCCAGAAGCTCTGCTTTCCGACATCCTCGATCCCAACCGGATGGTCGAAGCCCGCTGGTGTGCTTATACGATCGAGACCCTGGACGGACGGATGCTCAGCGGCCTGATCTCTGCTGAATCCGCCGACAGCGTCACTTTAAAAATGATGGGTGGGTTGAGCGAAAATATTCAGCGCAGCCAGATCAAAAAAATGGTCAGCACGGATAAGAGCCTGATGCCACCCGGACTCGAAGCCGCCATCACGAAAGAACAGATGGCGGATCTCCTCGCCTTCCTGCGTGGCAGCCCTTAG
- the rpiB gene encoding ribose 5-phosphate isomerase B produces the protein MSTSTAPDLPQTLAIGSDHGGVVLKQAVVAHLQSSGYTIQDFGTHSGDSVDYPDYAELVSQSVLSGDADAGILVCTTGIGMSIAANRHPGIQASLVSDPETAAITREHNDSNVLCLAAKTTSEATTKEILNAWLKTPFAGGRHGRRVAKMNTQPQLHPLTILESADPAVAEIVRGEQHRQQNNIELIASENFTSKAVMAAQGSCLTNKYAEGYPGKRWYGGCEEVDKVEQLAIDRVCKLFGAKYANVQPHSGSQANAAVYFSVLQPGDKVLGMNLAHGGHLTHGNPANFSGRFYNFCQYGVRQDNELIDYDELAEVAKREQPKMITAGASAYPRIIDFKKMSEIAKSVGAYLFVDMAHIAGLVAGGQHPNPMEYADFVTSTTHKSLRGPRGGIVLTNNEDLIKKINSQVFPGVQGGPLMHVIAAKAVCFGECLKPEFSEYTKQIVKNAQALAARLTELGYRIVSGGTDNHLMLVDLRPRGLNGKVASETLDHAGITVNKNGIPFDTEKITLGGGIRIGTPAVTTRGMKEAEMVQIANWIDKALNNKDNAEVLSAIRAEIATVNERFPLP, from the coding sequence ATGAGCACATCCACCGCCCCTGACCTGCCGCAAACCCTCGCCATCGGTTCCGACCATGGCGGCGTGGTGCTGAAGCAGGCGGTCGTCGCCCATCTCCAGAGCAGCGGGTATACCATCCAGGACTTTGGCACCCATTCGGGTGATTCCGTGGACTATCCGGACTATGCTGAGCTGGTCTCCCAGAGCGTTCTTTCCGGGGATGCCGATGCCGGTATCCTCGTCTGCACGACGGGCATCGGCATGAGCATCGCCGCCAACCGTCACCCAGGCATTCAGGCCAGCCTTGTCAGCGATCCTGAAACCGCCGCCATCACCCGCGAGCACAACGACTCCAATGTCCTGTGCCTCGCTGCCAAAACCACTTCCGAAGCCACCACCAAAGAAATCCTCAACGCCTGGTTGAAGACGCCCTTTGCCGGAGGCCGCCACGGACGCCGAGTCGCCAAAATGAACACCCAGCCACAACTCCACCCCCTCACCATCCTGGAATCCGCAGACCCCGCCGTCGCCGAAATCGTGCGCGGTGAGCAGCATCGTCAGCAGAACAACATCGAGCTGATCGCCAGCGAGAACTTCACCAGCAAAGCCGTCATGGCTGCGCAGGGCTCCTGCCTGACCAACAAGTATGCCGAAGGTTATCCCGGCAAGCGCTGGTATGGTGGCTGTGAAGAAGTGGACAAGGTGGAGCAGCTCGCCATTGACCGCGTGTGCAAGCTCTTCGGTGCCAAGTATGCCAACGTGCAGCCGCACTCCGGCTCCCAGGCCAATGCCGCTGTTTACTTCAGCGTGCTGCAGCCCGGTGACAAGGTGCTGGGCATGAACCTCGCCCACGGGGGGCACCTCACCCACGGAAATCCGGCGAATTTCTCCGGCCGCTTCTACAACTTCTGCCAGTATGGCGTCCGTCAGGACAATGAGCTCATCGATTATGATGAACTTGCCGAAGTGGCCAAGCGCGAGCAGCCAAAGATGATCACCGCCGGTGCTTCCGCCTATCCGCGCATCATTGACTTCAAAAAGATGAGCGAGATCGCCAAAAGTGTCGGTGCCTATCTCTTCGTGGATATGGCGCACATCGCCGGTCTCGTCGCTGGTGGCCAGCACCCGAACCCGATGGAATACGCGGACTTCGTCACCAGCACCACGCACAAGTCCCTGCGCGGACCTCGCGGCGGGATCGTGCTGACGAATAACGAAGACCTCATCAAGAAGATCAACAGCCAAGTGTTCCCCGGCGTCCAGGGCGGACCGCTCATGCACGTCATCGCCGCCAAAGCTGTGTGCTTTGGTGAGTGCCTGAAGCCTGAGTTCTCCGAATACACCAAGCAGATCGTCAAGAACGCCCAGGCACTGGCTGCCCGTCTTACCGAGCTGGGCTACCGCATCGTTAGCGGTGGCACGGACAACCACCTCATGCTCGTGGACCTGCGTCCTCGCGGCCTGAATGGCAAAGTCGCCAGCGAAACTCTGGACCACGCCGGCATCACCGTGAACAAAAACGGCATCCCGTTTGATACGGAGAAGATCACCCTCGGTGGTGGTATCCGCATCGGCACTCCGGCAGTCACTACCCGTGGCATGAAGGAAGCTGAGATGGTGCAGATCGCCAACTGGATCGACAAGGCTTTGAACAACAAAGACAATGCCGAAGTCCTCTCCGCCATCCGCGCCGAGATCGCCACGGTGAACGAGCGCTTCCCTCTGCCGTAA